One region of Zingiber officinale cultivar Zhangliang chromosome 7B, Zo_v1.1, whole genome shotgun sequence genomic DNA includes:
- the LOC122003601 gene encoding receptor-like protein 51, giving the protein MERRAAALPLLLALLSSYVWTGGGRGTSPIPPPSASQLSPVASLAAAVAGGSTLDPRQLAALQSLGFPISVDPCAAPSPLGNATACDDDAPFRHLVSLRLANCSPDLDIPSTALRALSTLRSLAFVHCPIAAPRRLPPSLLASLRLFSCVASLSHLTGLWLSHLENLTELSVVGVSVSSRRGASVILSKMLDLRSATISSANLSGVLPRSWHALGLVHLDLSANRLSGPVPSSVSVLGFLEILNLSSNALTGTLPNTVGNLAELKIATLAYNSLSGPIPDSMSQLSALVHLDLSSNRFNGSVPSFLSEMKALEFLNLENNNFQGVLPFNASFLRRLKVFKVGGNSNLCYNHTLLSSKLNLGIAPCDKYGLPVSPPVDHSDSSDYSDDDNDEDSGDKGGGGGGAATHHTPSKLVLGVAIGLSCFVFLAIFLVCLSKACG; this is encoded by the coding sequence ATGGAGCGCCGCGCGGCCGCTCTTCCGCTGCTACTGGCGCTGCTATCTTCATACGTTTGGACCGGCGGCGGCCGTGGCACCAGCCCGATTCCGCCGCCCTCCGCCTCCCAGTTGTCCCCCGTTGCCTCCCTGGCCGCGGCAGTTGCGGGCGGCTCCACCCTCGACCCCCGCCAGCTCGCGGCTCTTCAGTCCTTGGGCTTCCCCATCTCCGTCGACCCCTGCGCTGCCCCCTCTCCACTCGGTAACGCCACTGCATGCGACGACGACGCGCCATTCCGCCACCTCGTCTCCCTCCGCCTCGCCAACTGCTCCCCAGACCTCGACATCCCCTCCACCGCCCTGCGCGCCCTCTCCACCCTCCGCTCCCTCGCCTTCGTCCACTGCCCGATCGCTGCCCCGAGGCGCCTTCCGCCCTCCCTCCTCGCTTCCCTCCGCCTTTTCTCCTGCGTCGCCTCCCTCTCCCACCTCACTGGCCTGTGGCTCTCCCACCTCGAGAACCTCACCGAACTCTCCGTCGTCGGCGTTTCCGTCTCCTCCAGACGCGGAGCCTCCGTGATCCTCTCCAAAATGCTCGATCTTCGCTCCGCCACCATCTCCTCCGCCAACCTCTCCGGCGTCCTTCCCCGCTCTTGGCACGCCCTCGGCCTCGTTCACCTCGACCTCTCCGCCAACCGCCTCAGCGGCCCGGTCCCGAGCTCCGTCTCCGTGCTTGGCTTCCTCGAAATCCTAAACCTCAGCTCCAACGCGCTCACCGGAACCCTACCCAACACCGTCGGCAACCTCGCAGAGCTAAAAATCGCAACTTTAGCATACAATTCGCTTTCCGGCCCCATACCCGATTCAATGTCGCAGCTCTCGGCGCTTGTCCACCTCGATCTCAGCTCGAATCGCTTCAACGGAAGCGTCCCAAGTTTCCTATCCGAGATGAAAGCCCTTGAGTTCTTAAATTTAGAGAATAACAACTTCCAAGGAGTCCTTCCCTTCAACGCCTCCTTCCTGCGGAGGCTCAAGGTCTTCAAGGTGGGCGGCAACAGCAACCTCTGCTACAACCACACTCTGCTATCCTCCAAGCTAAACCTGGGGATTGCCCCTTGCGACAAGTACGGCCTACCGGTGTCGCCGCCGGTGGACCACTCGGACTCGTCGGATTACTCCGACGACGACAATGACGAGGACAGCGGAGAcaaaggcggcggcggcggcggtgccGCAACCCACCACACGCCAAGTAAGCTGGTACTGGGAGTGGCCATCGGCCTCTCCTGCTTTGTGTTCTTGGCCATCTTCCTTGTTTGCCTCTCCAAGGCTTGTGGCTGA